In Streptomyces violaceusniger Tu 4113, one DNA window encodes the following:
- a CDS encoding sigma-70 family RNA polymerase sigma factor yields the protein MPSATLPAAPMRAVHGFTTAANDRQVTAWALAARDGDRDAVDHFIRATYRDVRRFVLHLSADPHGCEDLAQETYLRALTGLSRFAGRSSARTWLLSIARRVVVDRYRMAAARPRTLEADDWQEVAERAQPVGLPGFDEGVALMDLLAALAPARREMFLLTTVLGLPYADVATATGCPIGTVRSRVARAREEITALLAAAEKAAEPVRLAG from the coding sequence ATGCCTTCCGCCACGCTGCCCGCCGCACCGATGAGAGCCGTGCACGGCTTCACCACCGCGGCGAACGACCGTCAGGTCACCGCATGGGCGCTGGCCGCCCGTGACGGCGACCGCGACGCGGTCGACCACTTCATCCGCGCCACCTACCGCGATGTGCGCCGCTTCGTACTCCATCTCAGCGCCGACCCCCACGGCTGTGAGGACCTCGCGCAGGAGACGTATCTGCGGGCGCTGACCGGGCTCTCGCGCTTCGCCGGCCGCTCATCGGCCCGGACGTGGCTGCTGTCGATCGCCCGCCGGGTGGTCGTCGACCGCTACCGCATGGCCGCCGCCCGCCCCCGCACCCTGGAGGCGGACGACTGGCAGGAGGTGGCCGAACGGGCGCAGCCCGTCGGGCTTCCCGGGTTCGACGAGGGGGTGGCGCTGATGGACCTGCTGGCGGCGCTCGCCCCGGCGCGCCGCGAGATGTTCCTCCTCACCACGGTGCTCGGCCTGCCGTACGCGGACGTCGCCACCGCGACCGGTTGCCCCATCGGCACCGTGCGCTCCCGTGTGGCCCGCGCCCGTGAGGAGATCACCGCACTGCTGGCCGCGGCCGAGAAGGCCGCGGAACCCGTGCGGTTGGCGGGCTGA
- a CDS encoding PepSY-associated TM helix domain-containing protein, with translation MSAEPLAPATGDSPDDAADRQPHSPAEAESGGAGAGSTSGGAGSGGSGPGGSVWAGLRPLVLRLHFYAGVLVAPFLLVAAVTGLLYAGSFQAEKLVYAHELRVPVGDRELPISQQVAAARKAHPEGEISAVRPSPEDGATTRVLLSGVRGVDPDHTLAVFVDPYTGKVRGALEQYGSTGALPLRTWIDEFHRDLHLGQTGRLYSELAASWLWVIALGGVVLWLSRRRKKRTLRAVALPDRAATGRKRTMSFHGAVGLWVALGLLFLSATGLTWSTYAGANVEDLRTALGQTTPTVSATVGGGEHAGHHTGSGSMPGMDMGGTDEAAGHSADVGLDTVLAAARAKDLDNPVEIVPPAEPGSAYVLSQIQRSWPEKQDSVAVDPATGEVTDVQRFADYPVLAKLTRWGIDLHTGNLFGLVNQIALAALALALILLIVWGYRMWWQRGRASAFGRPIPRGAWRRVPLYILVPLAAATAVIGYYLPLLGIPLATFLAVDIVAGEIARRRGATPAI, from the coding sequence ATGTCCGCTGAACCGCTCGCCCCGGCCACGGGCGATTCCCCGGATGATGCCGCCGACAGGCAGCCACACTCCCCCGCCGAGGCCGAGTCCGGCGGCGCCGGGGCCGGGTCCACGTCCGGCGGCGCCGGGTCCGGGGGGTCGGGGCCCGGCGGGTCCGTATGGGCGGGCCTGCGGCCGCTGGTGCTGCGGCTGCACTTCTACGCGGGGGTCTTGGTCGCGCCGTTTCTGCTGGTCGCGGCCGTGACCGGACTGCTGTACGCCGGATCGTTCCAGGCCGAGAAGCTGGTCTACGCCCACGAGCTGCGCGTCCCGGTCGGCGACCGTGAACTGCCGATCTCCCAGCAAGTGGCAGCCGCGCGCAAGGCCCACCCCGAGGGTGAGATCAGCGCCGTACGGCCCTCCCCCGAGGACGGCGCCACCACCCGGGTGCTGCTCTCCGGCGTCAGGGGCGTCGATCCCGACCACACGTTGGCCGTGTTCGTCGACCCGTACACCGGGAAAGTGCGCGGGGCGCTGGAGCAGTACGGCTCCACCGGCGCTCTCCCGCTGCGCACCTGGATCGATGAGTTCCACCGCGATCTGCACCTCGGGCAGACCGGCCGCCTCTACAGCGAACTCGCCGCCAGCTGGCTGTGGGTCATCGCCCTCGGCGGTGTGGTGCTCTGGCTCAGCCGTCGCCGTAAGAAGCGCACGCTGCGGGCGGTCGCGCTGCCCGACCGCGCCGCCACCGGCCGTAAGCGCACCATGTCCTTCCATGGCGCGGTGGGGCTGTGGGTGGCGCTGGGGCTGCTGTTTCTGTCCGCCACCGGCTTGACCTGGTCCACCTACGCGGGGGCCAACGTGGAGGACCTGCGCACCGCACTCGGCCAGACCACCCCGACCGTCTCGGCCACCGTCGGCGGCGGCGAACACGCCGGACACCATACGGGCTCCGGTTCCATGCCGGGCATGGACATGGGCGGTACGGACGAGGCGGCCGGGCACAGCGCCGATGTGGGCCTGGACACCGTGCTGGCGGCCGCCCGCGCCAAGGACCTGGACAACCCCGTCGAGATCGTCCCGCCCGCCGAGCCGGGCAGTGCGTATGTCCTCAGCCAGATCCAGCGGAGCTGGCCCGAGAAGCAGGACTCGGTGGCCGTCGACCCGGCCACGGGCGAGGTGACCGACGTCCAGCGGTTCGCCGACTACCCGGTGCTCGCCAAGCTCACCCGCTGGGGCATCGACCTCCACACCGGAAACCTCTTCGGCCTCGTCAACCAGATCGCCCTGGCCGCTCTCGCGCTCGCGCTGATCCTTCTGATCGTCTGGGGCTACCGCATGTGGTGGCAGCGCGGCCGCGCCTCCGCCTTCGGCCGCCCGATCCCCCGCGGCGCGTGGCGGCGGGTACCGCTGTACATCCTCGTCCCCCTGGCCGCGGCCACCGCCGTGATCGGCTACTACCTGCCCCTCCTCGGCATCCCGCTCGCCACCTTCCTGGCCGTCGACATCGTCGCGGGCGAGATCGCCCGCAGGCGCGGCGCCACGCCCGCCATCTGA
- a CDS encoding Gfo/Idh/MocA family protein: MSTPSAGGTPIRTAVVGLGWAARSIWLPRLLRNPAFTVIAAVDPDERGRAAVTETAGANRLPVLAAVHDLDPVEVDLAVVAVPNHLHCAVATELLAKGIPVFLEKPVCLTSEEAERLAAAERSGGAVLLAGSAARYRADVRGLYRIAARLGRIRHVELAWVRARGVPDRGGWFTQRSLAGGGALVDLGWHLFDIAVPLLGTAAFRHAIGTVSSDFITQRSSRAAWRGDDGGPALSGGTDVEDTARGFLITDDGRSVVLHASWASHEALDTTRVTIDGSAGSATLRCTFGFSPNRLEKSTLTRTVDGTTRPVAVPTEPIGTEYDRQLDMVPAQLRDPAGRGRVIEEVRRTIGAIERVYTSARIPQEVRESVSAPV; the protein is encoded by the coding sequence ATGAGCACCCCGTCCGCCGGCGGGACGCCGATCCGGACCGCCGTGGTGGGGCTGGGGTGGGCGGCCCGCTCGATCTGGCTGCCCCGGCTCCTCCGCAACCCCGCCTTCACCGTGATCGCCGCGGTGGATCCCGACGAGCGCGGCCGCGCGGCCGTCACCGAGACGGCGGGCGCGAACCGGCTGCCGGTGCTGGCGGCGGTCCACGACCTCGATCCCGTGGAGGTGGACCTGGCGGTGGTCGCGGTGCCCAACCATCTGCACTGCGCGGTCGCCACCGAGCTGCTGGCCAAGGGCATTCCGGTATTCCTGGAGAAACCGGTGTGCCTGACCTCCGAGGAGGCCGAGCGGCTGGCCGCCGCGGAGCGCTCCGGTGGCGCGGTGCTGCTGGCCGGAAGCGCGGCGCGCTACCGCGCCGATGTGCGCGGGCTGTACCGGATCGCCGCCCGGCTGGGCCGTATCCGCCATGTCGAACTCGCCTGGGTGCGGGCGCGCGGCGTACCCGACCGGGGCGGCTGGTTCACCCAGCGGTCGCTCGCGGGCGGCGGGGCGCTGGTCGACCTGGGCTGGCATCTGTTCGACATCGCGGTTCCGCTGCTGGGCACCGCCGCGTTCCGGCACGCCATCGGAACGGTGTCGTCCGACTTCATCACCCAGCGGTCCTCGCGGGCCGCGTGGCGGGGCGACGACGGCGGCCCGGCGCTCTCGGGCGGCACCGATGTGGAGGACACCGCGCGCGGATTCCTCATCACCGACGACGGCCGTTCGGTCGTGCTGCACGCGAGTTGGGCCTCGCACGAGGCGCTGGACACGACGCGGGTCACGATCGACGGCAGCGCGGGCAGCGCGACCTTGCGCTGCACCTTCGGATTCAGCCCGAACCGCCTCGAGAAGTCCACCCTGACCCGCACCGTCGACGGTACGACCCGTCCGGTGGCCGTACCCACCGAACCGATCGGCACCGAGTACGACCGGCAGCTCGACATGGTTCCCGCGCAGTTGCGCGACCCGGCGGGGCGGGGCCGGGTGATCGAGGAGGTCCGACGGACCATCGGCGCCATCGAACGGGTCTACACCTCGGCCCGGATCCCCCAGGAGGTCCGGGAGTCGGTGTCGGCGCCGGTGTGA
- a CDS encoding NAD(P)/FAD-dependent oxidoreductase, whose translation MVAVEVVDVTDELKNTYDVVVIGGGAAGLSGALMLARARRSVVVIDAGAPRNAPASGVHGLLAREGIGPAELVERGRAEVRGYGGHVVSGEVGTVAREETGFQVALADGRSVRARRLLLATGLVDELPDVPGLRSRWGRDVVHCPYCHGWEIRDQAIGVLGSGPLSVHQALLFRQWSDDVTFFSHTLPSPAGEEAEQLAARGIRVVDGEVASLEIVDDRLVGVRLTDGSVVKREAVAVASRMVARTGLLSALGLRAVEHPSGGGEHIPSDATGRTEVPGVWVAGNVTDLAAQVGGAAAAGAVAAAQINAELIAEETRQAVAARARGEVPFSPEMESRVCEAVLGDRRHGL comes from the coding sequence ATGGTTGCCGTGGAGGTGGTCGACGTGACCGATGAGCTGAAGAACACCTATGACGTGGTGGTGATCGGCGGTGGCGCCGCGGGGCTGAGCGGGGCGCTGATGCTGGCCCGGGCGCGGCGGTCGGTCGTGGTGATCGACGCGGGCGCCCCGCGCAACGCCCCGGCTTCGGGGGTGCACGGGCTGCTGGCCCGGGAAGGGATCGGGCCGGCCGAGCTGGTGGAGCGGGGCCGGGCCGAGGTCCGCGGCTATGGCGGTCACGTGGTGTCCGGCGAGGTCGGCACCGTCGCCCGGGAGGAGACCGGGTTCCAGGTGGCCCTGGCCGACGGCCGGAGCGTCCGTGCGCGCCGGCTGCTGCTGGCCACCGGGCTGGTCGACGAGTTGCCGGACGTCCCGGGGCTGCGGTCCCGGTGGGGCCGGGACGTCGTGCACTGTCCGTACTGCCACGGCTGGGAGATCCGTGACCAGGCCATCGGCGTCCTGGGGAGTGGGCCGCTGTCCGTGCACCAGGCGCTGCTGTTCCGTCAGTGGAGCGACGATGTCACCTTCTTCTCCCACACCCTGCCGTCGCCGGCCGGTGAGGAGGCCGAGCAACTGGCCGCCCGTGGCATTCGTGTGGTGGACGGTGAGGTGGCGTCCCTGGAGATCGTCGATGACCGCCTCGTCGGCGTGCGGCTGACCGACGGCAGCGTGGTCAAGCGCGAGGCAGTGGCCGTCGCGTCGCGGATGGTGGCGCGCACCGGCCTCCTGTCGGCGCTCGGGCTGCGGGCGGTGGAACATCCGAGTGGTGGCGGTGAGCACATCCCGTCCGACGCGACCGGCCGCACCGAGGTGCCCGGGGTGTGGGTCGCGGGCAATGTCACCGATCTGGCCGCCCAGGTCGGTGGCGCCGCGGCGGCGGGCGCGGTCGCGGCGGCCCAGATCAACGCGGAGCTGATCGCCGAGGAGACCCGGCAGGCCGTCGCCGCACGGGCGCGCGGCGAGGTGCCGTTCTCTCCGGAGATGGAATCGCGGGTCTGCGAAGCGGTGTTGGGTGACCGCCGCCACGGCCTGTGA
- a CDS encoding S1 family peptidase: MRTARRTRRRGRLIAAMSGLFTTAALATVGTSAAASSASTAPSTPPPPSTSVSTTASAAASAVEALDVPGTAWTVDERTATLRVLVGSTVPGADLARLDRTAERFRGAVTVERLDGPLRTLLSGGDGIYSSMGIRCSAGVNVQSGATYYLITAGHCTDGNPTWYADSGATTPVGPTTGTSFPGNDYGVVRYTNTAVPHPGTVGTVDVTGTATAHVGQQVCRRGATTGVRCGQVTALNATVNYGGGDIVSGLIQTNICAEPGDSGGPLYAGDKIIGILSGGSGDCSSGGTTFYQPIQEVLSAYGLTVY, from the coding sequence GTGAGAACAGCACGCCGTACCAGGAGACGTGGTCGGCTGATCGCCGCGATGTCCGGTCTGTTCACCACGGCAGCCCTCGCGACAGTCGGCACGAGTGCGGCCGCTTCCTCCGCGTCCACCGCCCCGTCCACGCCCCCACCCCCGTCCACTTCTGTGTCGACGACCGCGTCCGCTGCCGCCTCGGCCGTGGAAGCCCTGGATGTCCCGGGCACGGCCTGGACCGTGGACGAGCGCACGGCAACGCTGCGTGTCCTCGTCGGCTCCACGGTCCCGGGAGCCGACCTGGCCAGGCTCGACCGCACCGCCGAGCGTTTCCGCGGCGCCGTCACCGTCGAGCGGCTCGACGGTCCGCTGCGGACCCTCCTCTCGGGCGGCGACGGGATCTACTCCTCCATGGGGATCCGCTGCTCCGCGGGGGTCAACGTGCAGAGTGGCGCCACGTATTACCTCATCACGGCCGGCCACTGCACCGATGGCAACCCCACTTGGTACGCCGACTCCGGTGCGACCACTCCGGTCGGCCCGACGACCGGGACCAGCTTCCCGGGCAATGACTACGGTGTCGTCCGGTACACCAACACGGCCGTTCCGCACCCCGGGACCGTGGGAACGGTCGATGTCACCGGGACCGCCACCGCCCACGTCGGCCAGCAGGTCTGCCGCCGGGGGGCCACGACCGGTGTCCGCTGCGGTCAGGTCACCGCCCTCAACGCGACCGTCAACTACGGCGGCGGTGACATCGTCTCCGGCCTGATCCAGACCAATATCTGCGCCGAGCCGGGCGACAGCGGCGGTCCGCTCTACGCGGGCGACAAGATCATCGGCATTCTCTCGGGCGGCTCCGGGGACTGCTCCTCCGGTGGCACCACCTTCTATCAGCCGATTCAGGAAGTGCTGAGCGCCTACGGCCTCACCGTCTACTGA
- a CDS encoding HAD-IA family hydrolase: MTSHPISHGDPLSGAGTAPVTSVVFDLDGVLVNSFAVMREAFTLAYAEVVGEGEPPFEEYNRHLGRYFPDIMRIMGLPLEMEAPFVRESYRLAHLVEMFDGVPELLSELRHRGLRLAVATGKSGPRARSLLDTLGIRGQFHVVLGSDEVARPKPAPDIVLKAMDLMDADPYRTVMVGDAVTDLASARGAGITAVAAMWGETDEKTLLAAEPDVILHKPAELLALCPEVTAP; the protein is encoded by the coding sequence ATGACCAGCCATCCGATCAGTCACGGCGACCCGCTCTCCGGCGCGGGTACCGCCCCGGTCACCTCGGTGGTCTTCGACCTCGACGGTGTCCTCGTCAACAGCTTCGCGGTGATGCGCGAGGCGTTCACGCTCGCCTACGCCGAGGTCGTCGGCGAGGGTGAGCCACCCTTCGAGGAGTACAACCGGCATCTGGGCCGCTACTTCCCCGACATCATGCGGATCATGGGTCTTCCGCTGGAGATGGAAGCCCCGTTCGTCCGAGAGAGCTACCGTCTCGCCCACCTGGTGGAGATGTTCGACGGTGTGCCCGAGCTGCTGTCGGAGTTGCGCCACCGCGGGCTGCGACTCGCCGTGGCCACCGGGAAGAGCGGCCCCCGGGCGCGTTCGCTGCTCGACACGCTGGGCATCCGTGGCCAGTTCCACGTGGTCCTCGGCTCCGACGAAGTGGCGCGGCCCAAGCCCGCGCCGGACATCGTGCTGAAGGCGATGGACCTGATGGACGCCGACCCCTACCGGACCGTGATGGTCGGGGACGCGGTGACCGACCTGGCCAGCGCGCGGGGGGCCGGGATCACCGCCGTGGCGGCGATGTGGGGTGAGACCGACGAGAAGACCCTGCTCGCGGCGGAGCCCGATGTGATCCTGCACAAGCCCGCCGAACTGCTGGCGCTCTGCCCCGAGGTGACGGCTCCGTAG
- a CDS encoding SpoIIE family protein phosphatase, producing MSRYARATRSRLGPRSKVRSVAGQAFILQLLLTLVLVAAAVVAVAADAHKHSSVDARRRSLAVAETLAHSPGMARTISNDKPTAQLESHAEATRKGSGVDSVVVFNTHGIRLTHPETPMIGKRIVGPAGLVRDELSGKTISATFRASQGPSVVSAVPVTRADGTFIGGVSVGVRVQSVNSAVDHRLPLLLGSGAGALALATGGTALMSGRVRRQTHGLGTVEMRRMYEHHDAVLHSVREGVLVLAEDGRLLLVNDEARGLLRLAPDAEGRHIGELGLEPHLTELLTSGRRVTDEVHPCADRLLVVNMRSTDRAGDPAGSVVTLRDTTALRVLSGRAEEARERLKLLSDAGVRISSSLELTGTAEQLVDVAVPRFADIVTVELLEPVLRGEEPEPPYEPLAPHRTAVGGVPPEAAAFRVGERAVYASATPQSRAVQAGAAVLQADLTGTPEWPAGYGAEARHLLDRGVHSLITVPLRFRGVTLGLATFWRARRAEPFDEADLAIAGELAVRTAVCVDNARRYAHEHAMVAALQRTLLPSGLPDQDAVEVASRYLPAQGAVGGSWFDVIPLPGARVALVVGKVPGQGVHAAATMGRLRTAVQNFSALDLPPDELISHLDELVTRLDLEHDADSHGGRITGAGCLYAIHDSVSGRCTMARAGDPGIVLTRPDGTVDIPAMPASPPLGRSGEPFDAVSLSLPIASRLVLYTNGLLQSHGRTAGTGLDLLRHTLKAEPDLGPDETCRSLFHTVLPDRPSDDVALLVARTRLLDPENVAEWDVPFDPAAVAPARATCARTLRAWGLEDAVYPAELVISELITNALRYGTPPVRIRLLRDRDLICEVSDGSSTSPHLRRAATTDEGGRGLFLIAQFARRWGTRHTPDGKVIWAETALDGR from the coding sequence ATGAGCCGATACGCTCGTGCGACCCGGAGTCGGCTGGGGCCCCGGTCGAAGGTGCGGAGCGTCGCCGGGCAGGCGTTCATCCTGCAGCTTCTGCTGACCCTGGTTCTGGTGGCCGCCGCAGTGGTGGCCGTCGCGGCGGATGCCCATAAACACAGCTCAGTCGATGCTCGCCGACGATCCCTCGCGGTGGCCGAGACGCTCGCGCACTCCCCCGGAATGGCGCGGACCATCAGCAACGACAAGCCGACGGCGCAGCTCGAGTCCCATGCGGAGGCGACACGTAAGGGCTCCGGCGTCGACAGCGTCGTGGTGTTCAACACTCATGGCATCCGCCTCACCCACCCCGAGACGCCCATGATCGGCAAGCGGATCGTCGGACCGGCCGGGCTGGTGCGGGACGAGCTGAGCGGAAAGACGATCTCGGCGACCTTCCGGGCCAGCCAGGGCCCGTCCGTCGTTTCGGCGGTCCCCGTCACCAGGGCCGACGGGACCTTCATCGGCGGAGTGTCGGTCGGGGTCAGGGTCCAGAGCGTGAACAGCGCGGTGGACCACCGGCTGCCGCTGCTGCTCGGCAGTGGCGCCGGGGCGCTGGCCCTGGCCACGGGCGGGACGGCGCTGATGAGCGGGCGGGTGCGGCGGCAGACCCATGGCCTGGGCACGGTGGAAATGCGGCGGATGTACGAGCACCATGACGCGGTGTTGCACTCGGTCCGCGAAGGGGTGCTGGTCCTGGCGGAGGACGGGCGGCTGCTGCTGGTCAATGACGAGGCCCGGGGGCTGCTCCGGCTGGCTCCGGACGCGGAGGGGCGGCACATCGGCGAGCTCGGCCTGGAACCACACCTGACCGAGCTGCTGACGTCGGGACGGCGCGTCACGGACGAGGTGCACCCCTGTGCGGACCGGCTACTGGTGGTCAATATGCGGTCCACGGACCGTGCGGGCGATCCCGCCGGAAGCGTGGTGACGCTGAGGGACACCACCGCCCTGCGGGTGCTGTCCGGCCGGGCCGAGGAGGCCCGTGAGCGGCTGAAGCTGCTGTCCGACGCCGGGGTGCGGATCAGCTCCTCCCTGGAGCTGACGGGCACCGCCGAGCAGCTGGTGGACGTGGCCGTCCCGCGGTTCGCGGACATCGTCACCGTGGAGCTGCTGGAGCCCGTCCTGCGCGGCGAGGAGCCCGAGCCGCCGTACGAGCCCCTGGCACCGCACCGGACCGCCGTCGGCGGGGTTCCCCCCGAAGCCGCCGCCTTCCGCGTGGGCGAGCGGGCCGTCTACGCATCCGCCACACCGCAGAGCCGCGCCGTGCAGGCCGGAGCCGCCGTCCTCCAGGCCGATCTGACCGGCACCCCCGAGTGGCCGGCCGGATACGGTGCCGAGGCCCGGCACCTCCTCGACCGCGGGGTCCACTCGCTGATCACCGTCCCGCTGCGTTTCCGCGGCGTCACCCTCGGCCTGGCCACCTTCTGGCGGGCCCGGCGCGCCGAGCCGTTCGACGAAGCGGATCTGGCGATCGCCGGGGAGCTGGCCGTGCGCACGGCCGTGTGTGTCGACAACGCCCGCCGCTACGCCCACGAACATGCCATGGTCGCCGCCCTGCAGCGCACCCTGCTGCCCAGCGGTCTGCCCGATCAGGACGCCGTGGAGGTGGCGTCCCGCTATCTGCCCGCGCAGGGCGCGGTGGGCGGAAGCTGGTTCGATGTGATCCCCCTCCCCGGCGCGCGGGTCGCGCTGGTCGTCGGGAAGGTGCCCGGGCAGGGCGTGCACGCCGCGGCCACCATGGGCCGACTGCGCACCGCCGTGCAGAACTTCTCGGCCCTGGACCTCCCCCCGGACGAGCTCATCTCCCATTTGGACGAGCTGGTCACCCGTCTCGACCTGGAGCATGACGCCGACTCGCACGGCGGCCGGATCACCGGCGCCGGGTGCCTGTACGCGATCCATGACTCGGTGTCGGGTCGTTGCACCATGGCAAGGGCCGGCGATCCGGGCATCGTCCTGACCCGCCCGGACGGCACCGTGGACATCCCCGCGATGCCCGCCTCCCCACCCCTGGGCCGGAGCGGAGAGCCCTTCGATGCGGTCAGCCTCTCGCTGCCCATCGCGAGCCGCCTGGTGCTGTACACCAACGGTCTCCTCCAAAGCCACGGCCGAACCGCCGGCACCGGCCTGGACCTGCTGCGCCACACCCTCAAGGCCGAGCCGGACCTCGGCCCGGACGAGACCTGCCGCAGCCTGTTCCACACCGTGCTTCCGGACCGTCCGAGCGATGATGTCGCACTGCTGGTGGCCCGCACCCGCCTGCTGGACCCGGAGAACGTGGCCGAGTGGGATGTGCCGTTCGACCCGGCGGCGGTCGCCCCGGCCCGCGCCACCTGCGCCCGGACACTACGGGCGTGGGGCCTGGAGGACGCCGTGTACCCGGCCGAGCTGGTCATCAGTGAACTGATCACCAATGCCCTGCGGTACGGCACACCTCCCGTGCGCATACGCCTGCTGCGCGACCGCGACCTGATCTGCGAGGTCTCCGACGGCAGCAGCACCTCACCCCATCTGCGGCGGGCCGCGACCACCGACGAGGGCGGGCGCGGGCTGTTCCTCATCGCCCAGTTCGCCCGACGATGGGGTACCCGCCACACCCCGGACGGCAAGGTCATCTGGGCCGAGACGGCCCTGGACGGCCGCTGA